AAATAAAGCTAAAGAATTAAAAGAAGCTTTAAATAAAGCTTTAAAGAAATTAGAGAATGAAGGATATAAAGTTAAAGGCACTATTTTCTAATTTTTTAATAATAGCAATGAGAAGGAGTTAAATATTAGTTTTGCTATTATTTATTGGATATTTTCCGAATAAAAAGTTTATTCATATCTTAAGCTTTGAAATATGAAAATCCTTAGAAAGTGATAATCATGACAAGAAATTATTTTAATAATAAATGGATTTCACAAATATTAGAAGATAAAAAAGTTTTATTTGATCTTAATATAAGTGAAGGATTAAGAATAGTAAAAAAAGATTATTTATGCATTATATGTAGAGGAGCAAGACTTTTATGTGGAAAAACTAGATGCCCTATAATGGTTAAATTATATTCTCTTATAAAAACTAAAGTTCTTAATATAGAAAATTTTCTTGAAGGAAGCGCTCCTCCAGATATTTTTATTGGAAGAATAGGTTATCCCAAAGTATATATTGGACCATTAGTTCCTCCAATAATTGGAGATACTAAAATTTTTTCAACTCCAGAAAAATGGATTGGTAAAAAAATTGATGAAATAATAGATATGCGTTCTCAACTTATTAGAGGAAAATATTTAGTAGATGTATATTCTCCATCAAAAGATTTAGATAAAATTTCTTTAATGATACAAGAGCTTAGTCTTTCATCTTCTTCAATAAATACTGAATTATTTTTTGAAAAAAAACCTAGTGGAGCAATAGTTTTAAGCAGTGAATTTGAACCTTTTGGCCCATCAGCTCCTATTAAATCATTAAAAATTGGAAATTATAAAACAAATAAAATAATAGAAAAAGCATATTATGATTATGATATGAAAGCTGAAGAAGCTGTTATAATGCTATATTTTTCTAATGTAAATATTTCAGCTATTCAAAGAGCTTTTAGTAGTGGATGTTTTGGTTTAAAGAAAAATAGGAGATTTGTTCCTACTAGATGGAGTATAACAGCTGTTGATAGTATAATATCGAATAATTTAATAAGAGAAATAAAGAATTTTCCTATAATTAATGAATATCAAGTATATTCTTTTAATAATATTGGAAATAAATTTGTTATATTAATGATTCCTACAAAATGGAAATATGAATCAATGGAAGCATGGTGGCCTGGAACATTTTGGAATCCACAAAGAAATATAATAATATATGGAGATTATGAATATTTTTCAGGTAGAACAACGTATGCAGAAATTGGCGGATGTTATTATGCTGCAAGACTTGCAGTAACTGAAAAACTTTATGAAATGAAAAGACAAGCAGGAGTTATAATTTTTAGAGAAATATACCCTGAGTATATTTTACCAATAGGAGTATGGAATGTTAGAGAAAGTGTTAGAGCGTCATTAAAGAATAAATCTATGAATTTTAATAATTTAAAAGATGCATTAAATTATATTTCTTCAATATTAAAAATTCCTCTTAAAAAATGGTTTGAAGCAAGCACATTATTAAAAGAAGAGCTTTATCAAAAAAAGATTTTAGATTTTATTTCATAATGTATTAGTATTACTACACAGATAAACCAAGCATACTTAATAAATCTATATGGATTTTTGATTTTACAGGAAACCAATAGAAAAACCAGAAAGATTGCATTGTAATAAGCATTAATAAAGAAGTTTTAGATTTATCCCCTTTAATTAAATAATATGGAGTCGCTATGCATAATGCAGGGATTACTATATAAAAGTAAAATGAATAAACCCATCTATGCAAAAGATATGCCATAGGAATATATGGAAAGAAATTTAATGCAATCCATGAAAAAATAAATAATGGTATATCAAGTTCTTTCTCATATCTTCCTTTTCTTAAATAATATATTATTTCATAAATTGATATAGGAAAAATAACCCATATAGTCCACCATATTGGACTATAAACTCCATAATATGCTATAGTATGATATTCCCTAACAACCATTTCACCAACTTTTTCTTGAACTGTAACTACATAATATGGTGCTGGTGGAAAAACTGTAATCCATTGATGAGGAAAAACAACTTCTTTAGCTTGTGTTGAGTTAAATGTTAAAGATGAATGATAATTGAACATAAAATCTATATGCTCGAATGGTGTTGTAAAAGCTTTATAATGTATATCATATATTGTTAATCCAATTATACTAACAATGAAGGCTATTATAAATATTTTCTCAAAAACTTTAAACCACTCATTTAATATTTCAAAGATATTTCTCTTTTCATAAAAAATTTTTAATAAAAAAAATAATAATATACTTGCAATAATAAAAAGAGAAGTTATTTTACATAAAAAGCTTAATCCAAAGGCTATAGCACTTAAAGAATACTTTTTTCTTAAAAATAAGAAAAATCCTAAAAGAGAGAAAGTTAAAGTTGGAGCATCAAGTATAGCCATTGAACCTATATTAAAAGCCATAATATCTGTTGCAAATAAATATGAGGCAGAAATAGAAACTATTCTATCATTAGTTAATTCAAATGCAATTTTATATATTAAATATATTGAGAATACACTTAAAATTACTATAAAAATACGCCATCCAAATGGATTATCTCCAAAAAACATTATTCCATACATCATAAGAGCCTTAGCTAATGGAGGGTGCTCATTATTTGCTGCTTCACCTGATAACATTTTACGAACAGCTGGAATATAATGTGCTTCATCAAAAATGAAACTATCAGGAGTATTAATTATCATAAGTTTAAAAATAAGAAATATTACTGGTATTAGGAAAGGGAGCTGATTCATAAAATCTTTTTCTAAATATTCTTTAAAATGCGAGATATATTTTAAAAATTTTTCTTTAAGAATAAACATATCCTTTCCCTCTTAATAATTTATTAATAATTGTTTTTAATAAACCTATTCTATCAAGTAAAATTATAAATAAAAGGATGGAACGTGTAGTTGCAAAATATTGTGTAGTTGAAAAAGCTTGAGTAGGATTTGGTGTTACAAACCAGAAAAGTATGATACATGCATTAAATAATTCGAATGGATAAAAAAGATAAAAACTTTTATCACTAAAAACAAAGAAAGGTAAAAGGAATAAATTCATTTGAGGAGTATAAACATAATTTGTTAAAAGGAAAACAGATAGCATAGCAAAACACTTTTCAATAATATTTTCCTCTTTCCAAATATAAACTTTGAAAGCTCCATAAATTAATAATAATTCACTTAAAAGTTTAGCAGTATTCCAAGAAGATGGGTTTATAAAAAGGAAAACGAGCCAACTATTTTCTAAGCCCCATTCCATATGATGTTTATATGTTTCAAACCATACA
This genomic interval from Nitrososphaerota archaeon contains the following:
- a CDS encoding Nre family DNA repair protein; protein product: MTRNYFNNKWISQILEDKKVLFDLNISEGLRIVKKDYLCIICRGARLLCGKTRCPIMVKLYSLIKTKVLNIENFLEGSAPPDIFIGRIGYPKVYIGPLVPPIIGDTKIFSTPEKWIGKKIDEIIDMRSQLIRGKYLVDVYSPSKDLDKISLMIQELSLSSSSINTELFFEKKPSGAIVLSSEFEPFGPSAPIKSLKIGNYKTNKIIEKAYYDYDMKAEEAVIMLYFSNVNISAIQRAFSSGCFGLKKNRRFVPTRWSITAVDSIISNNLIREIKNFPIINEYQVYSFNNIGNKFVILMIPTKWKYESMEAWWPGTFWNPQRNIIIYGDYEYFSGRTTYAEIGGCYYAARLAVTEKLYEMKRQAGVIIFREIYPEYILPIGVWNVRESVRASLKNKSMNFNNLKDALNYISSILKIPLKKWFEASTLLKEELYQKKILDFIS
- a CDS encoding glycosyltransferase family 39 protein, coding for MFILKEKFLKYISHFKEYLEKDFMNQLPFLIPVIFLIFKLMIINTPDSFIFDEAHYIPAVRKMLSGEAANNEHPPLAKALMMYGIMFFGDNPFGWRIFIVILSVFSIYLIYKIAFELTNDRIVSISASYLFATDIMAFNIGSMAILDAPTLTFSLLGFFLFLRKKYSLSAIAFGLSFLCKITSLFIIASILLFFLLKIFYEKRNIFEILNEWFKVFEKIFIIAFIVSIIGLTIYDIHYKAFTTPFEHIDFMFNYHSSLTFNSTQAKEVVFPHQWITVFPPAPYYVVTVQEKVGEMVVREYHTIAYYGVYSPIWWTIWVIFPISIYEIIYYLRKGRYEKELDIPLFIFSWIALNFFPYIPMAYLLHRWVYSFYFYIVIPALCIATPYYLIKGDKSKTSLLMLITMQSFWFFYWFPVKSKIHIDLLSMLGLSV